A segment of the Bombus huntii isolate Logan2020A chromosome 14, iyBomHunt1.1, whole genome shotgun sequence genome:
ttctgtAATCTACAAAAAACTGATTCTACAATCTGCATCAAAGATAAATATAGATTAAGAAATGATTCTAAAGAACATAGACAATATAGCGTCcgaatttgtttaaaaattgtgaGAAAACTTTCTAGCTTTAGAAATGACATTTCAAATAGCAATATTACGATCTAATCAACACTCCATCATCAACAATATAAAAGTTGTCGAATAGCAGCCCTTCTCAGcaaaatatcaataataatGCACAACTCGTCTAAATCAAACCTTAACCAAATTGTCAATCGCGATTTTCTGACCAGACTTCAATGATGGCCGCGTATTCTAATTCGTATACGagagataaatgaaaaaaaaaaaaaatcgcgaTATTAACAAATCTATAATTATCCTGTACTAACAATGAGAGCAAATTCTACGAAGTCCATTACTTCATATCGCATCTATTATAatcgtaattatatttcacaaTTGCTCAACACTCTATGCCGCACATTAACAAACGACAGTCATATACAGAAGTTGCATCTTTTTTGAGCTGTGTTCCAACTTTCGtaattatagaattatttttcttttcatactAATAGAAATGCAACTTCCTATTGCACGCAGAACAACGCGATAATAACCCTTTGCGTTCCTTTCGAATCCTACGATAATCCAACAATAAATGTgctataataattacaatatcGTGGAGCATTGTATTCGTTCTTCTAGATATGTTTTaaatcatatacatataaaatgttCGATGGAGAGTTCAATGCTAGAATAAGAAAGGGATAGTATTGAAAGTATCGCACAGAAAGCTTAGCAAATATTAGCTTCGGCTGACACGAAACGACAAAAAGATAAATCGGACTGCAAAGGGTTAGTCGGAAAGAATCtttgttaatattattttatccgcGTATAAAAACAACGACGATGTAATACACATGTTAGtttcaacaaaattatatGTACCTTAACAAATACATACACTTTTAAATTCgtattaataatacatttatGTTTTTCTAATCACTCTCAATCACTTCACTGCATACGATTATACattaattcttttttccttttcgtatttcttctttgtaatttttttttatttttattcgtaatttattaaattctttataGTTTTTAAGTAACCTCGTAAGTTGTTCTAGCCATATTACCCGTTTATGCAAAAGTTTGATTTTATATGAACGCAACACTCTGCACACCACCCTTTCTCCGAAATTCTTTGCTAGAAAGGAATTGTTTTTTTCAACCACCTCGAAGTTTATTCGATCGAGTAGCTTCGCAAAAAATGTACTAATTGATTATAGTTAATatgataagaaaaataaataaggcTGAAAGAAGTTACTCTCCCTTTTTCTAGATTTTTTTGAGCATTCTCTATCTATCGACATTTGACCATTAGCGCAAAATAtagttattttctaaattctgATCTGGCAGTGTTTCGTACATTAATATTCACGACAATCTTTTCGACAATATTGAACTACTCTACTCGTAAGCTCTTCAACTATGTGTATCATACTAGCAACTAGGTTGCTGACCTAAATACTATAGTGCACCtacgttttctttttccccATGTCtctaacttcttttttcgacAAAGAAGACATTTTAAcgtgaaacaaaaaattactAATAGTTCTGAGAATTGCATCTTCCATATATAATTACTATATATAATTTagaatatatacaataaaaaaaatgattgtCGTGAAATGTTATCCTTTTTTCTTAGATTCAAGGACCTACCTTGAAAATATCTTATAATCAAATAATTCTTAATTGATTTGACAAAAAAGTAATTGAAGAACTTCTTCAGTGTTCTtgagtaaaataaaatgaccCGATATTTTCACTTCCTTTTTACATATAACACGTCAATTCGCAACATCGTCGTCTTCTTGATGCAGTTACTTCATCCTCCCTAGGTCGCATGGACCTCACAAGACTTTTAACTTTTCGTTTTTACTCTTCAATGAAGGCTTACACTCATTTAACTACTCTAAGGAGCTGCGCTACAGGTACAAAGGTTGAAAGATcgaaatgataaattttaaCACTAGAGGAATAGAGATCGTTTGACATGCTGCTACTTCTACCATTCACAAACTGGAAGGGAGCAGAGAGGATAGAGGCAAGGTGAAAGTGTATTCCTTCAAGATCGAAAATTCATTCTACGGGAATCTCCAGCcacttctttttctcgttttccATCCTATTATTCAGCCCCTAAAACTCCAAACTGCCTTCtcttataaaacaaataacattcattattttttctttcaaaaccTTTTTATGACTTACGATATTATTCTATCTTTCATACAAAGATACTTCAATTGATATTCTATGTCACTTACACAAAGATATTCAATGATGATACACAATCAATGGAATATTCAATGAATGTTGAGTATATCAAATTAaacgtatttaaaaaatcaactAACTAACATAATGAATAGAAAGAAGACAATTGGAGGACTGAGAATCGTAGTGATATAAATCAGTCCACTagtatttttcataaaatatcgttctgtgtttattaatataaaaagacTTAATGAATTATGGAATTTTTATGATGCGTGATAGGATAATGCTTTTCGGAGTTGAAGCGCCTATGACTAAAtctaaattttcaaaatttgaaCTTATACTACCACGATTCCCAGTCCGTCAATCATttgatataaaagaaaatagagcAAGAAGTGGCTGCAGTTACTACCGCTACTTTGGAAGCTACCTCTTAAGTCCACTACAAGACAGGATTTCTGTACGAATGTTATTCCGGTGGTGGAGGTGGTGGTGGTGAGGAACTGGGGGGTGGTCCGCTCGGTAACGGTGGTGGTGTCTTGGGTTCCTGCCGAGTAGACGGAACTGGGATCATGCTTTGATTTTGTCGCATATTCGGTGGTAAGGATGGTGGCGGTACAGACGTATCGATAGCACCGTCTGGTGTTATAATGACATTACCCGCCGGATACATCGGGTACTGTTGCTGATATTGTGAATAGTACATGACAGGATCGTAAATGTACCCGGCAGGGTTGAACATCGAGGGTGGCGGGTAATTAGCAAAAAAATAAGAATCTGGTTGGGTCTGATTTACGTGGCCAGCCCTCGAGTAACCTGGATCACCACGAGCTGAGGATGGATGAGGATGGTGTGGATTACGGGCATTGTTACTATTGTAGGTGTCTTGCTGATAGTAGCCGTCGCGCTGGCCGGGAGCACTGTAATGGCCCGCCGATCCTGCTGGTGGTGGACCACGCCCGATATACTGGCGGCCGCCTCTACCGCCTCCACGTACCTTGTTATTGTTGCCTGAACTATAGTGTCTGCCGTTCTGCCGTTCGCCTAGTCGGTGTTGCCCGTAACCCACCGAGGACACCTGCGATTGCTTCTTCGTTGGCGGAACACTAGTCGTTGGACTCTCCTTCATTTCAGAACGATCGCGCTTCCGACTTTCGTTCGTGAACTCTGGAACGATGCTGCTCGAACTGCCCGTCGTTGAGGGCGCGCCGGAACTCCTCGAGATTCCATCCGTTCGGATTTTAATCTTCAGCGGAGCCTGAACTACGGACTGACCCGGTGAACTAGATACATTGTCCGTACTCTTCAGTCGTTCCTTaggaataataattttgatacTAGTATTCTGAGGCGACTTGTTTTTGTCAGTTGGCACTGTATTCGCACCGGTGCTTCCTGTCGATTCTGTGCTCAGATTCAATTTGTCTTTAGGAATTGTGATTTTGATAGGTACTGCAGGCACagtttcttctcctttttctttgtCCTTGTCTCGATGCTTTTCTTTATCCTTGTCTTTATGCTTGTGTTTGTGCTTTTCTTTACTCTTCTCCTTATCTTTGTGTTTAtgcttctccttctttttcttcttttcactCTTGTGATGCTCCGATCTCTTCTCTTCTACAGGGGGTGCGACGGTTATGGTCGTCGATGTTGGTACAGAGAGAATGGATTCTGTATTTGTTTGTACGGGGCCAGACAGAGCACTTATATCTACGGTCGAAGCTATCATTGGTTCGGTAACCGATGATAGAGGCAGACACTGACTTTGAACGGGTTCCTGCTGTGCGAGCAACATCGAATGAGATATCGATGGTTGATGTTGAGGTTGTGGTGGTTGTTCATGTTGAagttgctgttgctgctgttgcAACTGCTGTTGTTGAAATTGTTCCTGATGAACTTGCTGTTGTGGTGGTATTTGACTAAATTGTTGcatattttgtaataacgaTGGCATGGGTGCTAAAGGTTCCTGAAGCAGAGCACTTATACTTTGAGCAGATTTCATTGGAGATAAATATTCTCCTTTAATCTGATGTTCAGCCTTTATTGGTATATCTGTTTTATaggtttcctttttaatttgGAATTCTTGAGGCTCTTGCTTCACTAAATTAGTATCCAGTCCATTCGTCAAACCCTGTTGATTTGATGATATCTGTGGCTGTGTAGGTATTGTGCTAAAACGTGATATCGTTGGCTCTGAATCAAAAGGTTTAATGAGCTCCGGTGGTTTCATATCATTCGCAATTTGAGTGGCTCTACCATTCGCCGATGGATTATCTCTAATAGGTTGTATCAGTTCCGGTACTCTACCGAGCATCTTAACTGCCTCGAAACTGGACGTCGTATCATCCATTTTTACTTTCACTTGCTGTCCACTTTCGCTAGTACTACACGTGCGATGCCTTTTATGGGACGTTGCAGAAACATCGTTAGCCGATCGTTTAACCGATTGCGTTTCTTGCTGTTGCAAACCTGGTGGGCTTGCGAAAGGTGATACTAAATTAAAGCCTATCGATGTGTCTGGTACGCGTTCTTGTTTAGGAACTTTTGCAGCCGAAGGCGGCGTCTTTTGTTTAGTCTTAAGCCTCTGTGAATGAGATTCCCGAGGCGTTGGTACTTTCTCTGGACTGAATAGCGATTTTGGCTTACCAGGAGGGGTTTGTAACACATTCTGTTGGATATCGGACGAACTTTTGTCTGTGTCATCATGCCGCGGTCGTTTTTCAGTTTTTGGGTCGTCAAGATTATTCAACGAGGATAAACTCGACGACTGAGAATTACTATTTTTAATCGTGTCCTTTAATATTTGTGATACACCATGAGCTGTATGTTGACTGGATATTGTCTTCGAAGATAATGATTTTTGACTAAGCAATGAAACGGAGTTACTCGGAGACTTTTCTTGTGAAAATGAACTCTGGCTAGTACTAAGTTTCACATCGGTCGGCACTGCACCAGAACTACCTTGTAACTTTTCTGACtgattgtattttatatggtgtgacgacGGCTTTTGTGTATTTGAACTATATGGTACGTCAAGCGTCGGTTTAGGTGGAGGTATTGACTTCTCAATGAGCTTTCTAACCTCTTCACACCTTTGCTCCAACGTATCAGACTTTCTTTGTCGATCGATTCTACTTGGATCTGGATATTTATATGGCTTTTGTTCACTATCTTTCCTATGCTCTACTGGTTTATGCCTTGGATCATACATTCTTTTATCATGACCCTGATGTTTACTTTCTACTCCACTTAATCTGTGCAGACtatgattattattactaaGTTTCTCCTGTATATTCCCATGAGGCGTTGGCTCTTGTAATGATCCAACATCCGATCTGTGAGTAACGGAATCGGTTATAGAATTATCCAAAGTTTGTTCCTTTGATACGACATGACTGTGAGAATGGAGAGCACTACCACTACTACAACTACTGCTACTTATACCAGTGTTCGAACTGTATTCTCTTTGTAACCTCTGTCTATTGGGATCACGATTTGGTTCCCTAGCTTGAGTACTACTCGAATGCCTCTGGGGCACCGGTTGTCCAACTTTTATATCTGGTCTATGATGATGATTATGATGGAGTGTCTTCTGTCCAAGAGGCAACGGATGTTTGTTCAGCACATTTGTACTAGATACAGGTTTGTGGTGATGAGAATGGTGCTTATTAATATCCGATGCATGACTTGGCGCAACTGATGCTGGAACTGATGCCTTTTCTCTTTCCAAACGCTCgcgttctttcttttctcgatATTCCCGATAATCTACAGGAGGTCTCGCAGGTGCGGGAGCgttctgtttcttttcttcttgtttctccGCTTGATGAGGTCGATTTGTGTGGAATGTAGGTCCACCATCGGCCGTCGTCGCAGGAGATTGTACCTTGCGTGGTTCCGCATCCTACACAAAACATTGAGTAaaattatctaataaattGAAGTTATTATATTAACTTTAATGTAGGATAACAATTCTTTTGTAGTATTTAATATGATATTATGatatgatatatttaataaaaatgctTACAAAGGGTGAGTTCGGTAAACTGGGATGATTAATGCTTGGACTTTGATTAGCGGATATgctcattatttttcttttcaatcttGATGGGCACTTATCAAATATATGGAGGAATTCTGCTGTAAGCTCTTGTAATAGTTCGGATGTCACACTTCTGTCGACGTACCAGAACCAGTGCTTCCCTTCCGTACTTTGTGGTATCTGTAAGCAAATAATCATTATGTTATAATTTATAGCCAAGTATTTACAGCCAAATACTTTACCTAAATCATAGTAATAATGCTTACCTCCCAATTAGACCATTTACATGCAAGATGAATGCAAAAGCAGGCAACCACCGTTGGCTTGTACTGCAGACACATGGTTGTTAAATGCAAACTGGAAAGAAAAGATTATCTTATAAATTTCTCTTATGAACAATGAACAGTGAAGACGAAATATAACCCACGGCATAAAAAGAACTGTACTATAAAATCAAAGTACTAGTTCCACTAAACATGGGTAATATCGGGATAAAACCAAGACGAATTTTTACgattcgttgaaaataattaacaatatttCCAATTATATTTTCCGTAAACGGAATTTAATTCCAAAGAGTACGTTTCCAAAACAGTTAAAAAAACAGCATATGTGAATGTGATACTTTTTCGCGATGAGCTACACAAAAATTTACGCACAAATGTTATTAGCTAAAGCAATATGCGATATTTTTCTACatagtaataataaacatAAGCCCTACAACACTCTGTTGTATCGTAACAAATTTACCGAAGTTTGCCCCAACATAATCCCATGATAGAGAGATATGTTAagctatatatttttttgtttgaGAATGCATTATTtcaggaaataaaatatcttataaacTTGcgctaaaaattatttcttagtaaagaaaaatgtataaatctTCAAAAATGATTTCTTTGTAACAACAGAGATAGATTAAGGCTTAATTTACATTGATTATTTAGTCGTAATTACAATCTGTTCAAATATTAttgattaaataatatttgaattgATTATAGTGACTATGCCCGTACcataattttactatttgattactattgtaaaatataatttatcggTATAGCTAATTATCCttcttttatcattaaatGTTTTTGGACATTCACTCGTCATTACATTAATTCCACATTCATTTCACTCACGCTTAATTTATTTTGTGCATCTACTGCTTAAAAATAAgtgtatgtaaatataaaaataaaagctGGACAGTATATACCGTAATGTAAGAGAAAACGATCagtccttaagaatatttcatttacctTCAATTAAGCAATCCTCATCGTGAACTTAGTTTACGAAATAAACTTCGTTTCGCTTTGGCATACGTTCTCTTTAGAATCAGACATTACCGCGACTGCAACGCAACATTCCTCCCCAAaagttactgttgacatttaAACATTCACATTAGAACtgaagaaaaaagtaaatgAAATCAAAGTAAACTTTTCTATACTAAATttctgtttcattttcatGCTTTGatgcaatatttcaaattcattcaTTCAAAAACGTTCCTTTTGAAGCAAagaattgtattatttatcaaagataTTTACACAATTTTATTCCACGTTTACTTTGCTTTCTAAGAAAGATATAGGTCAGAATGTTGCGCCAGTGGCTATTGCCTGACAATATAGCTTGGAAATATACTCCAGCTGGCATCTATTTGACCAGAAGACTGCTAAGAGTAAGTGATACTAGGAAATAATGTGTAGCCACCTGTTAGATGCCATGAAGTACGAAGTCTGGGCTAAGTCCTTGCTCGCTGCAAAAAAAAGAATGCAAACATttaactaaaatattttataaacaatatCTAAAGTTGTAAGATTTCATAGTTTATCGTTATAGTTTATCATTACAGAATCAATATCTTCACAAAAAATATAggaaaaatgtaaatgtagtaaattaatattatacaatcCTTTTTAAACATAACATACGTACCTTTAACCAGTTGACAACATCTAACAACATGTGTGTGGGGATGATCAATGGCGACATCAAACCCCAATGTTTGTAGTAGAACATTTTCGTTGAACACCAGATCTTGAGCTTGCTCAAGGTATTGCTATAAATCAAAATACGTTGCAATGATTAAATTCATCATTAACTACATACATGTTACTATTGATATTaatctcttttattttacctCAGATCTGACGTCAGGTGGGGGCTGATCTCTGTGGAGACACATGTGTGCCATTTTGATAACATGTTCTAACTTGCGCGGTTGTTCTTCTACTTTTGCTGCTAAAAATAGTGCTGCTGCTGCAATTGCATTCCTGTGGAAATGTGACAGCGAGTGAAATACATAAAATCTGTGCATATACACTATCGCTGTGTTGATACATAATTGTGACCTATATTTATCTAATTaaggaaaatattaaataaataatgtattattaacatgtacataatatttataatcaattatttattaaatttactaaaattatatatatattgtacaaatttcagaaatatttgtgctatacaatataaatcaTGGACAACAACCTTTGTTATTACAAtccattataaaaaaaatattttctgacttcttttgtatcttattataaagatattgttatataattatttcaagtaattacaaaaataatatttaaattatttaggaatatgtaaacaaataaaataataaaaaataatatattacattaaatatttttcattggaATACTAGccacatatttatataattttttaatatctaaaaaatatCAACTTcccataataataaatataaataaaaattactaaaacAATAAACATAATCGAAACACAGTTCTTaatgattatttttaaattattaaattatatggtaAGATTAAAAAATGGGGGGCACAACAGATTATacgtaaaaaattttatttaatctcTATATTACATTAATATGAAAAACTTGGTCAAATAAATCACATAATTTTGATGCATATTCTTGATTTTCATCTGTATTTTACTTATGTTAAGATCTTCTTCATTTATGCTTTCtatcatattattaattttcatatcttaattatttgttattttactaAAAGGAAAATATACAAATGAAGAATTCAGAACAAGTtacaatacaaaaaatatagaataatatgaaaaacaaGTATTACACTATATATTAGACATCATTAATGTATTTTGCCTGCAATAAGTATTATTATACATGCACTACATAAAAGTAAAACTACAATTTACTAATATGACTGTCTTTAAAAGAGTTCCACATTTGTAAACCtctaatttcaaataatatgaAGACTATGCTGAAGTTCTCACAATTGGAAAGATAATTAATATGTTTATGatctttataaatataaatctgaaacataaaaatattataggaaatagaaatagaatttcTACATACTACATTGGGAAAATATAGCTAAAATATTCCTGAAATAGaggatattattaaatatctaGTATTATTAGTACAAGTTTAATGCAAAACTAGTATAAATTTCATAGCTAGTTAATAAGTTAGTACATGTTAAATTTActatattactttttatgcaAGCAAAACATCGTCTGATCTGTTTGCAATGTTCACGGTTAATTGTTTTCGTACAGCATGATTTTGAGAATAGAGAATACTACttgtacaaaatttttattgtccTCTCTTTGTAACCTTTGTCAATTACTTCTATTACTTTTTGTACTGATATAATGAAACATCGACAATGCATTATAGTGTAGCATTGATGAACCACCTCCAGTCCCGATCCGATCTTAagcacacacacatatatatatacatgtatgcatttatatacatatatgtacatacatatataaatgaaaaatataataaataatatacctGCGTAAAAAATATAAGCAGAAATTGTAATTCTGGTTGGTACTACTGTCAAACATAGCTTGGCAAACAATGCTACCTTTCCATGACCCTATTCTCTGCCCTCCTTTTGAATACTAAGATTCTAATAAGCACGTTTATTGACTAGCATTATTCTATTATCAATATGAATATACCGAATAGcacaaatatttcgaaattcaGTGTACACCAAAGGTAACGTAGTAAAGTTCAATATGGAGAATCGTAATCATGACGCGTGACCTCTTCTTTCGCACGTCACTCATGTTTACAACAAGATAGGAATTTTACGTGAATACCGAAATTTCAAGTATTAAAAGATAAATGTGTAAAGAGGATCCATTCACATAATCGTATATGATAGTTTGGGGGTGATTTTGAATTGATAGAAAGAATAAAGGAAACGTAAAACGACAATGGGGATAGGGGGAAAGGGAAGTTGAGAAACACGCAACTAAACATGCATTCGTTAAAAGGATACACCACAAGCCGCTGTCCCATATCCTGAATAAAATTTGCTGCCTGCTGCCTGTAGCTCAGTTCCTTATCTGCGTCGATGCCGCATCTTCTGCTCGGCGTATTTATTAGCTGTTCTTTCGTGAAGTACCATTTTTCGTCAGCCGCCATTTATATGTACACACAACTAGGTACTAACGATGCGCACTTCACAGTGGTCAGCTCGACTGGCGGCGAGCACACAATGCACAAACAGCAAACGTTGAAAACTTCACGTCACTACGCTAATCAAAACCCATACCCAAGCTCATACTTGTTCAACTTTGTCACAGCGAAACATAACCGCACATCGAATAAATATCTCTCTTTGTAATATgaaactattttttttataaatacttcAAATTGCCTTCTCtattatttttctcatttattttatacaatatgcaCTTCATATTAAAAAGGTTCCATTTTGAATTCCGGAAATGACGTCTTCTGTTTTTCACGGCACTGCTTTAGAATCGTGCAGCAAATGAAAAACCAACTTGAGAAATTCTTTTGTAGgcatt
Coding sequences within it:
- the LOC126873322 gene encoding cyclin-T-like isoform X2, giving the protein MAADEKWYFTKEQLINTPSRRCGIDADKELSYRQQAANFIQDMGQRLVVSQLCINTAIVYMHRFYVFHSLSHFHRNAIAAAALFLAAKVEEQPRKLEHVIKMAHMCLHRDQPPPDVRSEQYLEQAQDLVFNENVLLQTLGFDVAIDHPHTHVVRCCQLVKASKDLAQTSYFMASNSLHLTTMCLQYKPTVVACFCIHLACKWSNWEIPQSTEGKHWFWYVDRSVTSELLQELTAEFLHIFDKCPSRLKRKIMSISANQSPSINHPSLPNSPFDAEPRKVQSPATTADGGPTFHTNRPHQAEKQEEKKQNAPAPARPPVDYREYREKKERERLEREKASVPASVAPSHASDINKHHSHHHKPVSSTNVLNKHPLPLGQKTLHHNHHHRPDIKVGQPVPQRHSSSTQAREPNRDPNRQRLQREYSSNTGISSSSCSSGSALHSHSHVVSKEQTLDNSITDSVTHRSDVGSLQEPTPHGNIQEKLSNNNHSLHRLSGVESKHQGHDKRMYDPRHKPVEHRKDSEQKPYKYPDPSRIDRQRKSDTLEQRCEEVRKLIEKSIPPPKPTLDVPYSSNTQKPSSHHIKYNQSEKLQGSSGAVPTDVKLSTSQSSFSQEKSPSNSVSLLSQKSLSSKTISSQHTAHGVSQILKDTIKNSNSQSSSLSSLNNLDDPKTEKRPRHDDTDKSSSDIQQNVLQTPPGKPKSLFSPEKVPTPRESHSQRLKTKQKTPPSAAKVPKQERVPDTSIGFNLVSPFASPPGLQQQETQSVKRSANDVSATSHKRHRTCSTSESGQQVKVKMDDTTSSFEAVKMLGRVPELIQPIRDNPSANGRATQIANDMKPPELIKPFDSEPTISRFSTIPTQPQISSNQQGLTNGLDTNLVKQEPQEFQIKKETYKTDIPIKAEHQIKGEYLSPMKSAQSISALLQEPLAPMPSLLQNMQQFSQIPPQQQVHQEQFQQQQLQQQQQQLQHEQPPQPQHQPSISHSMLLAQQEPVQSQCLPLSSVTEPMIASTVDISALSGPVQTNTESILSVPTSTTITVAPPVEEKRSEHHKSEKKKKKEKHKHKDKEKSKEKHKHKHKDKDKEKHRDKDKEKGEETVPAVPIKITIPKDKLNLSTESTGSTGANTVPTDKNKSPQNTSIKIIIPKERLKSTDNVSSSPGQSVVQAPLKIKIRTDGISRSSGAPSTTGSSSSIVPEFTNESRKRDRSEMKESPTTSVPPTKKQSQVSSVGYGQHRLGERQNGRHYSSGNNNKEKHTSSHHKSSSKLSQSQQSHTS
- the LOC126873322 gene encoding cyclin-T-like isoform X1, translating into MAADEKWYFTKEQLINTPSRRCGIDADKELSYRQQAANFIQDMGQRLVVSQLCINTAIVYMHRFYVFHSLSHFHRNAIAAAALFLAAKVEEQPRKLEHVIKMAHMCLHRDQPPPDVRSEQYLEQAQDLVFNENVLLQTLGFDVAIDHPHTHVVRCCQLVKASKDLAQTSYFMASNSLHLTTMCLQYKPTVVACFCIHLACKWSNWEIPQSTEGKHWFWYVDRSVTSELLQELTAEFLHIFDKCPSRLKRKIMSISANQSPSINHPSLPNSPFDAEPRKVQSPATTADGGPTFHTNRPHQAEKQEEKKQNAPAPARPPVDYREYREKKERERLEREKASVPASVAPSHASDINKHHSHHHKPVSSTNVLNKHPLPLGQKTLHHNHHHRPDIKVGQPVPQRHSSSTQAREPNRDPNRQRLQREYSSNTGISSSSCSSGSALHSHSHVVSKEQTLDNSITDSVTHRSDVGSLQEPTPHGNIQEKLSNNNHSLHRLSGVESKHQGHDKRMYDPRHKPVEHRKDSEQKPYKYPDPSRIDRQRKSDTLEQRCEEVRKLIEKSIPPPKPTLDVPYSSNTQKPSSHHIKYNQSEKLQGSSGAVPTDVKLSTSQSSFSQEKSPSNSVSLLSQKSLSSKTISSQHTAHGVSQILKDTIKNSNSQSSSLSSLNNLDDPKTEKRPRHDDTDKSSSDIQQNVLQTPPGKPKSLFSPEKVPTPRESHSQRLKTKQKTPPSAAKVPKQERVPDTSIGFNLVSPFASPPGLQQQETQSVKRSANDVSATSHKRHRTCSTSESGQQVKVKMDDTTSSFEAVKMLGRVPELIQPIRDNPSANGRATQIANDMKPPELIKPFDSEPTISRFSTIPTQPQISSNQQGLTNGLDTNLVKQEPQEFQIKKETYKTDIPIKAEHQIKGEYLSPMKSAQSISALLQEPLAPMPSLLQNMQQFSQIPPQQQVHQEQFQQQQLQQQQQQLQHEQPPQPQHQPSISHSMLLAQQEPVQSQCLPLSSVTEPMIASTVDISALSGPVQTNTESILSVPTSTTITVAPPVEEKRSEHHKSEKKKKKEKHKHKDKEKSKEKHKHKHKDKDKEKHRDKDKEKGEETVPAVPIKITIPKDKLNLSTESTGSTGANTVPTDKNKSPQNTSIKIIIPKERLKSTDNVSSSPGQSVVQAPLKIKIRTDGISRSSGAPSTTGSSSSIVPEFTNESRKRDRSEMKESPTTSVPPTKKQSQVSSVGYGQHRLGERQNGRHYSSGNNNKVRGGGRGGRQYIGRGPPPAGSAGHYSAPGQRDGYYQQDTYNSNNARNPHHPHPSSARGDPGYSRAGHVNQTQPDSYFFANYPPPSMFNPAGYIYDPVMYYSQYQQQYPMYPAGNVIITPDGAIDTSVPPPSLPPNMRQNQSMIPVPSTRQEPKTPPPLPSGPPPSSSPPPPPPPE